The Quadrisphaera sp. DSM 44207 genome window below encodes:
- the lspA gene encoding signal peptidase II, with protein MYLIDQVTKVLAVALLEPGRVVPVLEPVLQLRLVRNPGAAFSFATGATWVFTVIAVVVVVAVLRVARRLGSRGWAVALGLVLAGAAGNLTDRLLRAPGFARGHVVDFLELPNWPVFNVADSAICTAAVLVVVLALRGTDVDGRREARAPAQDAGGAEGAGDAARRPRA; from the coding sequence GTGTACCTGATCGACCAGGTCACCAAGGTCCTCGCCGTCGCCCTGCTCGAGCCGGGCCGGGTCGTGCCCGTCCTGGAGCCCGTCCTGCAGCTGCGCCTCGTGCGCAACCCCGGCGCGGCGTTCTCCTTCGCCACCGGCGCGACCTGGGTCTTCACCGTGATCGCGGTCGTGGTCGTCGTCGCGGTCCTGCGCGTGGCGCGCCGCCTCGGCAGCCGGGGCTGGGCCGTCGCCCTCGGGCTCGTGCTGGCCGGGGCCGCCGGCAACCTCACCGACCGGCTGCTGCGCGCGCCCGGGTTCGCGCGCGGCCACGTCGTCGACTTCCTCGAGCTGCCGAACTGGCCCGTCTTCAACGTCGCCGACTCCGCCATCTGCACGGCCGCCGTCCTCGTCGTCGTCCTGGCCCTGCGCGGCACCGACGTCGACGGCCGCCGCGAGGCCCGGGCGCCCGCCCAGGACGCGGGCGGCGCGGAGGGCGCGGGGGACGCCGCGAGGAGGCCCCGTGCCTGA